GCCGTCGCTAGagccgccctgcccgccccggccagGTGAGCCCTCGCcgggcgccccggccccgccagcgCGGCACGGtgcggggggagtgggggggaggcGGCAGCCCAccccccggggccggggtcggggtCGGACCCGGGCCCGGGGGTGCGGGCCGCCGTAGCCGGTTCCCCGGCGGGAGCgagcggggcggtggcggggtgCGGCCGGCGCTCTCCTGCGCCCCgcgcttttctttctcttccttcggCGTCACCCGCCCGTTACTTCTCCGTGCTCGGCTTCGCGTTGAAACGGCGGCGTCCGAGGGCGAGGCTGCCCCCGGAGAGCTTGGCGGGCCCCGCACCAGTACTGGGTGTGGCAGCAGCGCTCGGCCAAGAGGAACCGGCCCCAAACTTCGTCCAACTTCCCCAAACGCGCCCTGCTTCTCCTCGTTAAGGTGCGCTTTGAAAGGCTCGGCTGGATTGCCGGTGGGACCGTAAACTCGCTTGGCAGCCCGCAGCCTCGCAGAGGCGCGGGCGGTGCCAGGCAGCCAGCGGTGCCCCGCCGGCCGCCCAAGGCGGGGTCCCTTCGGCCGGAGCCAGGCCGGAGCGTTACTCCCGCGGGCGCGGCGGAGCCCCGAGCCCGCCCGAgccgccccgccgggctcggCCTGCGGCAGCGGCCCCCGCCCTTCTGGAACCCCCAGGgcgcggctgcggctgcggccgccgtcgccgccgctgCGGAGGCGGCCGCCGGCAGGGGCAGAAGAGAAGCCGCCGCACGGGGAGCGCTCCGGGCGGCCGGTGCTTCCCCCGAGGCTTGCCTTTGCGCGCTCGGGCGCGGCGTGCCGGGGAGCCCCGGTGCGGTTCCTTGCTCGTAGAGCCGGGCTTGGGCACGGCTCCCCCACCCTGCGCCCGCCGCGAACGGAGTTGCCGAGGTCTTGCTGCTGCCTTTTGGATTGTGAGTCAGCTTCGACACCGCTTCCTCCTCGAGCGAGGAGGGGAGGTAGGGCGTAGGAGTGCCGTCGCCTATTTCAGCCGGAGGAAAAGTCACGCAAGCAGTGAGCTGTGTTCTTATACGTGGCAGCTTTAGTTCTGTTTAAGGTTAGTTGGGCTTGCGTTCATGTTCAAATGCTCTGTGCGCACAGAGGTGCGCAGACCCCGACACGCAGGTCAAGAGTGAAGGAATCTTTTGGAACCTCTGTGCCCTCGAGTGGTCCGCCCCTGTGCGTGCCTTCTGTCGGTGGAGCTAGTTGTGATAAGCAGCCCTAGTGAGTATAGTTTCTATTAGCTAACGCGTGGAATGGTTTGCCTTCgttttaagcaaacaaacaagcaaaaaaacgtTTTCCTGTGAATCTCGGAAGTGAGAATAACctgaattttgaagaaataaaagtcCTTAATTTTGTGAGTGCGTAGTATCTTCCTGGAACGGAACAATTATCTCCTGCGCTATGAGTAGTGTCTGTGGAAGAGAACAGTTACAGTAAGTTTGCGGTAGCGTGGTTTAATAGATTTTGAAACTCTTTTCtttaaagctaatttttttttctccaagtagTGGCTTTAAAGGATCTGCTAAAGCTTACTGAGTTATTCGGGGAGATACAGCCTGCCTCATTTGTGCTTGCAGTTGGCACTGTATATAAATGAATGATTTTGAGTTCTTATTTCATTTACAGTAGATATTGCAGATCTGTCTCACTTTTTCCCTCATCTCCTCTGTTGCCAGGCCTTGCCCTGGTTTTTGGAGACCTGACACAAACGTGCTCTGAGCAAAAGAGTTTCCATTCTCTCATTCTGGGGATGCCGTTTCCTTGGCTCAGATGTCTGGGAACACCCTTTGCTCCATCTCCGTCTACAAGAGTATAAGTGCTTCTTAAAACGCTAACGCTGCTTATTGGGCAATGTAGTTGTTTGTGCATACCTGACAATTTTTTCCATGGATCACATGGGGCTTTTCTGGTGCAATGTACGTGAGCTGCCCCTGGGAATCGAGATATGGGGCTGCTTTTAAACACACACTCTTCTGTCGCCAGTTACGGGGATAAGGTACTGGATATGGACTAGGCCCAATGTAACTGATTTGCAAACCAGGGATTATGGTGGGGGTCGAGGTCAAAACAGACACTATCTCTTTTAGTAGAATAACATATCTCAGGATTACGTAATGTGGATTTAGGAGGAAAACCACTCGTAGAAACTTGCCTTAAGGTATTGAAGCGTTAGTTTACAGCTGGAAGATAGAAGTTGAGTCTTTTCCAGTGTAAGGAATAACAAGTTAGTGCAAGTATTTTCCACTTACGTGTTCAAACCCACCCAGAACTTGTCAAAACTACATCAGATAAGATCAACCCATCAGGAAACAGTGAGAATCTGTTCTCAAATATGAGCGCCTTACAAAGCAGGGTGTGACAAGAGATGCGTTTGTTCTCCAAGTAAAGATCTTTCTCTGCAAAGATTCTTGCAAaaactccccttttttttttttttcctcttgccagCTTGCTGGTGATGGGCGGTCAGTTGCTGTAGCGCTGTTGTGCGCTGATGATATGAACCTCCCAGTTCCAGCTCTGCGTGAGGGTGTGTTAGTTCTGTTCCTGGACTCTGTTCAAGTTTTTTGTTCCAACAAGCCTGATTCAATGTGTTTTTTAATTGATTGAGAAACAGGAGCCTTGCAAAAAGCTGTTCAGTGATTGTTTTGTGAAAAATTATACTGCCATTGCTTTGCTTCAGCTTTCActgctattttttctttgtgaCAAGCAAGACGAAAGGACTTCTGTTGCTCATCTTTAGTGTTGGTTGTAATACTGTCAGAGTACAAAGGTCTCATTGTTAGGCACTTCATTTTATTAAGAGTAAATATTAAGAATTTCATAACTCGGTAATGTATCATCCCACTCTAACCAGCATAGTTAATAGTGCCAAGAGCTGGTAGCAGCTTATTACAacttctgcagcctgtctttaaaGGGCTTTGCTGGATTTTTGCTCTGTAAAAGATTTATTCTCAAATAAGTTGATGCATGGCCACGATTTTCATTCtctgtcttatttttcttccccgGGATCTCTAATTTTTCCTTGAAGTAAAGTTGCTTTTGTTACTTGCACCTAGGTTGCTTCAGAAGACGAAAGGTTTTCTTGCTGTATTCTGAGTGAGGAAAGGTGTGATTACAGCAGTTATGCTACAAAAGCCATGTAATtgtgtttctgcattttattctCCTAACACTTGCTATATCTGCTGAAAGTAAggatttctctgctttccttttgacATACACAAGGTTTACAGGagctaaaacaaaaaataaaacacttgttCTAGAGTTTTAACCAGATCTCCATTATTAAGAAACTATTTCAAACTTCTTGCTGGTTCTCTGAGCTCTTGGTTTCAGACTGATCATTGCGTGAGGAGGAGTTTGGTTTGTCTGGGAAATCTGCCTGGGTGGCTAGTACTGCTTGCCTGAGAAAGCCCCAGTACCATCAGAAGAGTGACTgatggggaataaaaaaagaatctGAATGCCAGTTGAAAGGACGTGCCCAGGACTGGCTGCGCAATAGCTGGGAGTTGGCTCAGAGGGCTCGGTGTCTGGGATCCGGACTGGAGGAACTGGTGACAGTGTGAAAGTGAAGGGAGTGGCACCCAGTGAGGCTGAAAATAGTGCAGTTTTTGTTCCAGGCTGTTATCAATTAGTGGAATGTCACTGGTCTTGAGGTGTTGCTGTCCTTTCTCTCCTACCTCTCATCAAGCCAACTCTTTTCCCTGATTGATAATGCTCTCTACAGCTTGATTGTAGAGTTCCTGAGAAACAAGCTTTAATTTCAAGAGGCAAAATAACGTTTGGTGCAGGTGCCAACCTGGATGACTAGAAGTTAGTGTGAGTGGCAGTGTCTGTCCTTTCGGTAGAGGAATTGGAGAGCAGAGTTTTGGGAACGCATTAAGCCTCTTGAACATTGCCTCTGGCTTATAACCTTTGGAAAAAATTTCCTCCTCTAGTTGAGAGACCCTTCCAGTAAAACAGTAATATAGCACTGGCAAACTTCCCTGACCAGAACACCAGAGTTGAAAAAAGGCAGGGCATTGTAACATAACCGTGTAACGTCAATGTTCATTTCTGCAATGCGTATGATCTATCTCAGGGTTGGGTTTTCCCCTGTTTTTCTTTATACGTGTTAAGAAGATGTTATGCAGGTTCTGGCAATGGAGCAATGATATTGATTATCTTGCCTCAATAGCCCTTACTTTGGAGCTATCCTTTCATGAGAGTCCTTGTTACCTAGTATCTGACAATCATGTTACTAACTGGTGTTTGTAGCTTGTCCTGTGATTCTTATTACTGGGGAGCCACTACAAAACCTTACGATATTAGAGGCATTTGTGGCCTGTGTCCAAGATTAAAGATTGAACAGCATTGTGATTTTATAAAATGCCTGCATGAATATAAATACTTTCAATGTATTCCATGAGTACTTGAGGAACTGGGCATCTGATTTAAATGCTACTGCTTGTTGCTGCTTTTGGGCTTTGAGCTGGACCAGGCTATAATGTTTCTGCACAGACTTCCTGGTACCGAGTTGTAGGGTTAGTTGATTCTATTTCTAAGGTAGTGATTCTCCAGTTCCTAagtttaagtatttaaaatgcagactAAACTTTTTTTAAGGAGTAAAGATAAATTTTTATTGTACAATAGAATGAAGGCTTCTTGCTGTTGCGTTATTAATGGTGGTGTGGCTTGGAAACTCTTAAATCTGCTTTCTTGCTTGGGATTAGCAGACTCATTGGACTATGTCACTTGCAGTGCTGCAGTGTTTCAGGACCATATAATATGCTGATGTAATGGTAAATATATTTAAGtctacttgttttattttttttttctcttcctccagcaTTCTTTCAAGATGTCTACTGTCCATGAAATTTTAAGCAAGCTCAGCCTTGAAGGAGATGTAAGTATTATTATCTAGACAAGAAAGGTTTGTTTTACTTAAATGCCACATCTCGTTTCTTTTACAGGACTCTCTACCAACAATTGGACTGAGCTGTACAGTTTACAAGATTCCACACATCTCTTCAACTTACATTGACTAAAATCCTAGTCAGTAGTGATTGGTTTTCAGCTACAAAGCAGCTATAAACCATAGGACAATTATATGAGGTGACTAGATTTAACGATAGTTCTTCTCACTGGCCGGCAGCATGAGCAGTATTCCTGTGCTGGGCCATATGAAAGAGACCACAGGACAAACTGAATGGCTAGTTCGCATCTGCAGTCCCTCTTTCTTCCAAAGGAACAAGTGAGTTAAGGATGATAAGAGAAGATggaaatgtgtttggttttgctgataccttccaagttttcttttctttttcctttttttttttttttttttaattagaagtaGAGAACATTActtaatggaaattaaaatattggGGATCTTATTCCTGTAATTGTTGTCACCAAAACCAGATTACCTCttgaaaaaacttattttctcaaaagtattttctcattttctgttttgaaaagtgtaaagaatcttttttttttttttttttccaccacatcTGCACTTGCTTGATAGTTTTATTCAAATACCAGAAAGCCACACTGTCTTTGTTTGATTTCTTACGTTGCAACATTTAATGGTAGGGTTACCAGTGTAGTGTCAGGATATCATGCCACAAATTTGAGGTTCTGTGATTGTCACTGAAGAGGAAGTGAATCCCATCCATCCATTATTTCATCATGTTGCTTATACTTGCAACATGCTATACTCTTAAATTTTGTAGCCGGTGACTCCAGATCTGAGCTTGTACAAGCAAACTTTTTGCCTATTTTTGTTACTTGTTGCAAAATAAATCTTTGAGAAAGACCTGTTGCAAAGAACTGGCTAGTGCACTGTAGGTAAGTAGCAAAGCTGATTTTGTACTGCAAGAGCAGTCAACTCCAGATTTCTTGGCTGTGTTTGTTTCAGTGGAGAATTACTTTTGGAATAATAATTGAGCAATCTGTTCTCAAGGGCAGAAATGTTTCTTCCATGATGCTTATGATTAGTTGCGAAAGTCAAATTTGAATACTGCTCCATGCCAGCATTTTCATCAGAAATCCTGCCACAGAGCGTAAGAAATATCAGGCAGCTAGTTTATTCTGTAGATCCTAAGTTGGAAGCTAGAATTATTGAGTAGTTTGCCTAAAGGATTTGCCCAGTTCCCCTAAGCAATGATTCAGCAAGTTAAACACAGTAATTCAACCAcccatttttctcaaaaaaaagttttttaaccTCGAGGGTATAGAATGGTCACAGCTGAACCCAAGTCCTGTCTTGCGCAATAAGGAATCTGTGCGTTCTGCGTCAGTGGTATAGCGGTTGATTTGTTTCAAGACAAAGAAACTGGCGTGCTTGCTTCAGCCAGGTATTATCTTCTCCTTCCTTTACGGAAAGGAGGGAGTTGAACTGAAGTCAATCTGTGCTTGCAGTTTCTGCATCTATCCACAAGAGAGTACGGAAACATTCTGTAACAAAGATCTTGCTGTTATGCTTCATCTGTGCTCCATGTTTGCACTGAGAATTGGAAGCCTGTATTTTAGTCAACAATTTATAGGCTACTTGCCAGGTGATGTCAAGTTACTCAGTTTTTCAAATGTGACTGATGATTTCTCTGAGGACAGGGAATACTGAGATGTAGATATGTTGAAAGGGTCTTggttttttagaagaaattacaCCTCTTCAGCTTTCCTGTTAGTGATATGTGCTTCTGCTCTTCCCAGTAGGGTTGAATTCATCAAACTCAGTGGAAGTAAACCAGTTGGAGAACCTCTGAAGCATGCTACatgtgtggggagaaaaaaaaaccaaacaactttctGTGCTTTAGTCTGGCCCAGATTGCTTGTGCAGTTACGCACTAGCTGGACTTTTACTGCCACATCGTGGAAAACTTTGTATTGAACTAAATGGAAAGTCAGTTGGAAAAACTCTCTTGTCTGAAAACATACAGTACCAGTACCGTGGTACAGTAGCGTACCAGAGTAATTTGAGACCATATAGTCTGGAATTTAAATGGCTGGTTTTCATAGGCAGAATAATCACCCTGACAAGACCTGTGTCTACTCCACTGAAGTACCCAAGACAGTTGCCTGAGAGAGTAAAGCATAGTCTCTGTGGATGCTGAATTTGAAGATGGTCCATTTATTGGTAGAATAGCTAGCAGAAGGTTTCTGTCTTTCCTGGATATACATATGTACATGGCACTTCTTGGGTCTTTTAACCGGCGTCAGGGGATTTGAATCCAAGTTGTTGCGTGCATTGGGTGGAAGGACAGAGGAAAAGATGGCTCCCACATTGCAAATATGCTATGAGTTTTCTCAGTGTATGAAATCATCTTACAGTAAAATACTCTGTCCAAATGACTCGGGGGAAAATACTTAGAGCTGGGCGGAAGGAGAGGTACCCAACTCTGCGAAGCTCACCAGGCAACTTGCTTCAGATTATCCAGCAGTGCTGGTTAATTAGATAGAAGTGCCACACGGTTGTGTATACTAATGGGGCTTCAGTTTAAGAATCTTTCAGGCACACAGATTTCTCTGAGGCTGCATTGCCCATCTCCATTTACTGTTTCTGTTAGCAATTTGATCTGCTAACAGGAAAGGCTGTGTTTTGTGGTGTGGCTGTGGGCCAAACTGGGGCCACTTTGCTAGGTTGAGCTGATGGtaagagacaaaagaaagaatGGTTCAGTTTATCGGTGCTCATTTGACTTTCCATCTCCACAGCATAACACAGACTGTCTCAAGAAGGCACAGTGATTACTGCCAGAGGAATCTGCTCAGGACAGTGTGACCTCTATAGAATAAAGTGAAATGTAGTCAAAGACCATGGAATTTTTTAGTTGAAATTTGTCCTCCTTTTAACAATTTGTATGTAAAAATATCCTCCAGGGATATTAAGATAGCTTAGTCTTGTTTACAAACCCAGCTTTCTGTTGGAGTTAGGGACTGAAACAAAGGTTTGCAGGGATCTTTACCAAGCAAGCTTAGTCTTTCATTCACTTAGGAAACAGCTCTGGCAATTTCAGGTGTTAGTCACTCTGCCTTTCTGCCAGAGGTTTAGGTCTCTAAATTGAACTCAGCAGAGTGGGATTTGTGAATATTTCTCAGCTGTTTATATGAAAATCTGTGGTTTAGTTTAACCTGCCCATGGGAGGCGATATGAGCTAAACTGCTAGCTTACACTGAAGCGGTTGAGAAGAGTTGAATCTCTCTTCTGGTGACCTCCTGTTTGAAGCTATAATCCTCAGGAGAGGACAATAATAAGCAGCTGATAAAATCTGGCAACTTCTAAAATGTTGCCAGTGTTTATTAAGTGAACTTAACCTGCAAGTCCTCTTATTCTTAGCAGAGGTAATTTGAAATGTCATTTGG
This window of the Accipiter gentilis chromosome 10, bAccGen1.1, whole genome shotgun sequence genome carries:
- the LOC126043715 gene encoding collagen alpha-1(I) chain-like, with protein sequence MEKIVRRRHSYALPPLLARGGSGVEADSQSKRQQQDLGNSVRGGRRVGEPCPSPALRARNRTGAPRHAAPERAKASLGGSTGRPERSPCGGFSSAPAGGRLRSGGDGGRSRSRALGVPEGRGPLPQAEPGGAARAGSGLRRARGSNAPAWLRPKGPRLGRPAGHRWLPGTARASARLRAAKRVYGPTGNPAEPFKAHLNEEKQGAFGEVGRSLGPVPLGRALLPHPVLVRGPPSSPGAASPSDAAVSTRSRARRSNGRVTPKEEKEKRGAQESAGRTPPPPRSLPPGNRLRRPAPPGPGPTPTPAPGGGLPPPPHSPRTVPRWRGRGARRGLTWPGRAGRL